In Polyodon spathula isolate WHYD16114869_AA chromosome 11, ASM1765450v1, whole genome shotgun sequence, one genomic interval encodes:
- the LOC121322901 gene encoding UAP56-interacting factor-like — MRRNVFKSGDGPGLSNQRNSSSEGLDKIDMSLDDIIRLNKKEQRNLQPARFSQGKPRMNWKLQQGWRAPPIPRTAWRGTQQQQRGLGINRLGVRGKKLLPAVGKRHAQGIVTWLAARKPGALRKGISPLNRPAFTQMRPHPGLQRRMPPYRQTDAQRRQRPAVTGPVELRRNVLPASIPRPAAPLLAPHHHPAHQTQKELRQATFLSRRGIKVQTHLQTVQSQPPVTQRTRQWRKSTTDGGILTVSIDNPTARTVPPDPPRPRVLRPPMPPVPLKLEDLEEKKVPKGVPLEFDISSVGKQTALTLNERFKILKDQRTAVAQSKGNRFVTVG; from the exons ATGAGAAGGAACGTGTTCAAGAGCGGAGACGGGCCGGGTTTATCTAATCAGCGGAACAGCAGTTCAGAGGGGCTGGATAAAATTGACATGTCTCTGG ATGATATCATCAGGCTGAACAAGAAGGAGCAGAGGAACCTCCAGCCAGCCCGGTTCTCTCAGGGGAAGCCCAGGATGAATTGGAAACTCCAACAGGGCTGGCGAGCGCCTCCGATTCCGAGAACGGCGTGGCGTGGGacccagcagcagcagagag GCCTAGGGATCAACAGGCTGGGAGTCCGAGGGAAGAAGCTGCTGCCTGCCGTGGGGAAGAGGCATGCCCAGGGCATCGTCACATGGCTGGCTGCCAGAAAACCTGGAGCACTGCGGAAAGGAATTAGCCCGCTAAACAGACCGGCTTTCACTCAGATG AGACCCCATCCTGGGTTGCAGAGAAGGATGCCTCCTTACAGACAGACTGATGCACAGAGGAGGCAGCGGCCAGCTGTGACAGGGCCTGTCGAGCTCAGGAG GAATGTTTTGCCAGCCAGTATTCCCAGGCCAGCAGCCCCACTACTAGCACCACATCACCACCCAGCTCACCAGACCCAGAAAGAGTTGCGTCAGGCCACCTTCCTGTCCAGGAGAGGGATCAAG GTTCAGACTCATTTGCAGACAGTGCAAAGCCAGCCACCAGTGACCCAAAGAACACGGCA ATGGCGTAAATCCACCACAGATGGAGGCATTCTGACTGTGTCCATAGACAACCCTACTGCCAGAACGGTGCCACCAGA CCCCCCCAGGCCGCGGGTCCTGCGCCCCCCGATGCCTCCTGTTCCCCTGAAGCTGGAAGATCTGGAGGAGAAGAAAGTCCCCAAAGGAGTGCCTCTGGAGTTTGACATCAGCAGCGTGGGAAAGCAG acagCCCTGACCCTGAATGAACGGTTTAAAATCCTGAAGGATCAGAGGACGGCTGTCGCTCAGAGTAAAGGGAACCGCTTTGTTACAGTGGGGTAA